From a region of the Nonlabens sp. Hel1_33_55 genome:
- a CDS encoding MaoC family dehydratase, with product MNKIKVGDRAIDKRRFSSADVQNYADLSGDFNPIHFDEDYAKDTIFKKPIVHGPLVITLITTLFAKELPGPGSVYLSHDIKYLHPVFIDDEVTAILEVIEVTDKQHVIIKTSCYNAQEILLLEGIARLKKY from the coding sequence ATGAATAAAATAAAAGTTGGAGATCGGGCAATTGATAAACGGCGTTTCTCATCTGCAGACGTTCAAAACTATGCTGATCTAAGTGGGGATTTTAATCCTATTCATTTTGATGAGGATTATGCTAAGGATACAATTTTTAAAAAACCGATTGTGCACGGGCCTTTAGTAATAACTTTAATAACAACCCTATTTGCTAAAGAGCTTCCGGGACCTGGGAGTGTTTATCTTAGTCATGATATAAAATATCTACATCCAGTATTTATCGATGATGAGGTTACAGCAATTTTAGAAGTAATTGAGGTTACAGATAAACAGCATGTTATAATCAAAACTAGTTGTTACAACGCTCAAGAAATATTGTTACTTGAGGGAATAGCACGATTAAAAAAATATTGA
- a CDS encoding glycosyltransferase family 2 protein, producing the protein MGNEKILVSICCTVYNHENYIQKCLEGFLEQETDFEYEILVFDDASKDNSQEIIKRFADKNPSIKTFLQTENQWVQKIYGLIDFMFPAAKGEYIALCEGDDYWTDPLKLQKQVDLIRRSKDCNMVVSDSQYLYQATDSFKDFNVPSKFISSTNKVSLEYIFLKKGVVFSTASFLFKKHILDNAFDELLKNISVGDRALQLRAILDGSIYIVPEQMTVYRVAFTGSSWTAANSSKYDPDRLTRLLKFQDFLNKWSNYKFDKYIGFSKSGNVVTEVNRSSLKLSKWQQLKLLFRHRQAVTWSDWFFILPRVALKRNRLF; encoded by the coding sequence ATGGGAAATGAAAAAATTTTGGTTAGTATCTGCTGCACTGTTTATAATCATGAAAATTATATTCAAAAATGTCTTGAGGGTTTCTTAGAGCAGGAAACAGATTTTGAATATGAAATACTTGTTTTTGATGATGCTTCAAAAGATAACTCTCAAGAAATCATTAAGAGATTTGCAGATAAAAATCCCTCCATTAAAACGTTTCTTCAAACAGAGAATCAATGGGTGCAGAAGATTTATGGATTGATAGATTTTATGTTTCCCGCGGCTAAGGGAGAATACATTGCACTTTGTGAAGGCGATGATTACTGGACAGACCCACTAAAACTGCAAAAACAGGTTGATCTAATAAGGAGATCAAAGGATTGCAATATGGTAGTTTCAGACAGTCAGTATCTCTATCAAGCAACTGATAGTTTTAAAGATTTCAACGTTCCCAGTAAATTTATATCTTCTACTAATAAAGTGAGTCTTGAATACATTTTTCTTAAAAAGGGAGTGGTTTTTAGTACCGCTTCTTTTTTGTTTAAAAAACATATTTTAGACAATGCTTTTGATGAATTGCTTAAGAATATATCGGTAGGAGATCGTGCTCTACAATTGAGAGCCATTTTAGATGGTTCTATCTATATAGTTCCAGAACAAATGACGGTCTATAGAGTCGCATTTACTGGAAGTTCTTGGACCGCAGCAAACTCGTCAAAATATGATCCAGATCGCCTTACCAGGCTTTTAAAATTTCAGGATTTCTTAAACAAATGGTCAAATTATAAATTCGATAAGTACATCGGTTTTTCTAAGTCAGGCAATGTTGTAACTGAAGTGAATAGATCCAGTTTAAAATTATCCAAATGGCAGCAACTAAAATTACTATTTAGACATCGCCAGGCCGTTACGTGGAGCGATTGGTTTTTTATACTTCCAAGGGTTGCATTGAAGCGCAACCGTCTATTCTAA
- a CDS encoding GNAT family N-acetyltransferase, translating to MMNFKIGFRAFEVADSTFINALRNLEDYENSIGGNKRFVSKEREQKWVEDLIFNDYQDRIYMAIYEAGDEARQIIGYTSISDIDHVNKSCFWSGIKIHPDFSGKGYGTQTALLILKYVFQELNMERCTGECLENHPAVKKMLEKVGYSVEGLKRHSLFKSGEYQNQFLFSILKSEFIQVKSSFDL from the coding sequence ATGATGAACTTTAAAATAGGATTTAGAGCATTTGAGGTAGCCGATTCAACTTTTATAAATGCTCTAAGAAACCTGGAAGATTATGAAAATTCTATTGGCGGCAATAAAAGATTCGTTTCTAAGGAGAGAGAACAAAAATGGGTTGAAGACCTAATTTTTAATGATTATCAAGATAGAATATATATGGCAATTTATGAAGCTGGAGATGAAGCTCGCCAGATAATAGGCTATACTTCTATTTCTGATATCGATCATGTCAATAAATCTTGTTTTTGGAGCGGTATTAAAATCCACCCTGATTTTAGCGGGAAAGGATATGGTACGCAGACTGCGCTTCTTATTTTAAAATATGTTTTTCAAGAGTTAAACATGGAAAGGTGTACTGGAGAATGTCTTGAAAATCATCCCGCAGTCAAAAAAATGTTAGAGAAAGTAGGTTATTCGGTAGAAGGCTTAAAAAGGCATAGTCTTTTTAAAAGTGGGGAGTATCAAAACCAATTCCTTTTCAGTATTTTAAAATCTGAATTTATCCAAGTAAAATCTTCATTTGATTTGTAA
- a CDS encoding glycosyltransferase family 4 protein, translating into MKIIRLTTLLDFGGQERKYISFTEDQTMLHHKYIFAAIGRGGNAEKIIRGRGFEVRVFNLSPSIKSLSNIKYLYKWIKSEQPDIVHTAAAEANFHGIIAARLAGVPVIIGEEIGIPTHSKIAIKAFETIYRFAQAVICVSRAVKEHLVNIGEIPATKGIVLYNPVSKPRTFSKTNSDKFRIVFVGRLEHVKNVKTLIKAFAAMQHKDKCTLTIVGNGAQRSEIEALINELQLTNVVMQGFQDTPEKFVSQANLFVLPSFSEGFGIAVVEAMMQGIPCLCSQVGGIPEFITNDDNGWLFDPNNVGQLTQQMDKIQAMDKDRLEEVGLKGLAFAKANFTSKIYIKKLESIYEELFEKSRHNKK; encoded by the coding sequence ATGAAGATCATACGTCTTACAACATTACTGGATTTTGGCGGTCAGGAAAGAAAATATATTTCCTTTACAGAAGATCAAACCATGCTGCATCACAAGTATATTTTTGCGGCAATAGGTCGTGGTGGCAATGCAGAAAAAATTATAAGGGGAAGAGGTTTTGAGGTAAGGGTTTTCAACCTCAGTCCATCCATAAAGTCGTTGTCCAACATAAAATATCTGTACAAATGGATAAAAAGCGAGCAGCCAGACATTGTGCATACCGCTGCCGCCGAGGCTAATTTTCATGGTATTATAGCAGCCCGACTAGCTGGCGTGCCTGTGATCATAGGAGAAGAAATTGGGATTCCAACACATTCTAAAATTGCCATCAAGGCTTTTGAAACCATTTACAGATTTGCACAGGCAGTCATTTGCGTTTCAAGAGCCGTAAAAGAGCATTTGGTTAATATAGGCGAGATCCCAGCGACTAAAGGCATCGTGCTCTACAATCCGGTTAGTAAGCCACGGACCTTTTCAAAAACCAACTCTGATAAATTCCGTATTGTTTTTGTGGGTAGGCTGGAGCATGTGAAGAATGTCAAGACATTGATCAAGGCTTTTGCGGCAATGCAGCATAAGGATAAATGCACACTTACAATTGTAGGCAATGGTGCTCAGCGGTCAGAGATTGAAGCCTTGATCAATGAGCTACAGCTCACTAATGTTGTGATGCAGGGTTTTCAGGACACGCCTGAAAAATTTGTGTCACAGGCAAATCTTTTCGTGCTACCGTCATTTTCTGAAGGTTTTGGGATTGCCGTGGTTGAGGCCATGATGCAGGGAATACCTTGTCTATGTTCTCAGGTAGGTGGCATTCCAGAATTTATAACAAACGATGACAATGGCTGGTTGTTTGACCCCAATAATGTAGGTCAACTCACGCAACAGATGGATAAAATCCAGGCAATGGATAAGGACAGATTGGAAGAAGTAGGTCTTAAGGGTCTCGCTTTCGCGAAAGCGAACTTTACCAGCAAAATTTACATCAAGAAACTGGAGTCTATCTATGAGGAATTATTTGAAAAATCACGACACAACAAGAAATAA
- a CDS encoding glycosyltransferase produces MAIARKNVLFISWDGPQTSYMEGLFLPIFKAISEQAAFDFHVIQYTWAGREKLAAIQKVATEFNIRYTSHKVRRKPTGSIGSIHTLLTGSGFIKKYIRKNDIDIVMPRSNYPAYLVSKLKSKDLKIVFDADGLALEERVDFAGLKKESFMHRFFSKVERELLQKADAVLTRSNKSIDIHLEKIGVGNRGKFYKVLNGRDIGTFKPDPDLRKEKRQELLLDPQQTLFVYCGSLGPQYGWDEMLAIFKGYQRQDEDAHFLILSGNQKFALDKIPSQLKNKITVMSVPFDQVPAYLSAADIAFAIRQPTYSMQGVSPIKLGEYLLMELPTIASKGVGDTDEIINGLDGAFIFDHNDGAIVDKAITFAKNSRNVDVTKLRQRGIEHFSMQQSASSYIEALTNL; encoded by the coding sequence ATGGCCATAGCCCGAAAAAATGTCTTGTTTATCTCTTGGGATGGTCCACAGACCAGCTATATGGAAGGCCTATTCTTACCTATTTTCAAGGCGATAAGTGAGCAGGCCGCATTTGATTTTCACGTTATTCAATACACATGGGCAGGTCGTGAAAAGCTAGCTGCCATACAAAAGGTCGCAACAGAATTCAACATAAGATATACCAGCCATAAGGTGCGACGCAAGCCTACCGGTAGTATTGGCAGCATACATACCTTGTTGACAGGCTCGGGATTTATAAAAAAATATATCAGGAAAAACGATATCGATATTGTGATGCCCAGAAGCAATTATCCGGCTTATCTAGTTTCAAAACTCAAGTCAAAAGATCTCAAAATAGTTTTTGATGCAGATGGACTAGCGTTGGAAGAACGTGTTGATTTTGCGGGCTTGAAAAAGGAAAGTTTTATGCACCGCTTTTTTTCAAAGGTAGAACGCGAACTGTTGCAAAAAGCAGATGCTGTTCTTACCAGGTCAAATAAATCCATCGATATACATCTTGAAAAGATAGGAGTAGGCAATAGAGGTAAATTCTATAAGGTACTCAATGGAAGAGATATAGGAACCTTTAAGCCAGATCCCGATCTAAGAAAGGAGAAAAGGCAAGAATTGTTGCTTGATCCGCAACAGACACTATTTGTATATTGTGGTTCCTTGGGGCCGCAGTACGGTTGGGATGAAATGCTGGCCATATTTAAGGGATATCAACGTCAAGATGAGGACGCGCATTTCCTGATACTTTCTGGCAACCAAAAATTTGCCTTGGATAAAATCCCTAGCCAGCTCAAGAATAAAATCACAGTAATGTCGGTTCCATTTGATCAGGTTCCTGCCTATCTCAGTGCCGCAGATATTGCTTTTGCAATACGGCAACCTACCTATAGCATGCAGGGCGTGTCGCCCATAAAATTGGGTGAATATCTGTTGATGGAACTGCCCACGATTGCTTCTAAAGGAGTAGGCGATACAGATGAGATCATCAACGGTCTGGATGGCGCGTTCATTTTTGATCACAATGATGGAGCAATCGTTGATAAAGCTATTACATTTGCAAAAAACTCCCGTAATGTGGACGTTACTAAGTTGAGACAAAGAGGAATCGAACATTTCTCCATGCAACAAAGCGCAAGCAGTTATATAGAAGCACTGACCAATTTATAG
- a CDS encoding WbqC family protein codes for MDLAIMQPYIFPYIGYYQLIYAVDKFILYDDVTFIKGGWINRNNILINGTASLFTVPLTGASSNREIGAIEINEKMYPIWKKKFLKSLSQNYSSAPFYDDVFPLIEEVLNVSSCSISTLAGRSLLAVCEHLKINTEFVNSSSVYGNHHLSGKDRVIDICKKEDAEHYINPIGGKELYDKSDFEGEGLHLSFIQTGEISYTQSKGDFVPYLSIIDVLMFNSKTETLKLMQNYQLV; via the coding sequence ATGGATTTGGCAATAATGCAACCATACATATTCCCTTACATTGGTTATTATCAGTTAATTTATGCTGTAGATAAATTCATCTTATATGATGATGTAACTTTTATAAAAGGAGGTTGGATAAACCGAAATAATATATTGATAAATGGTACCGCCAGTCTTTTTACTGTTCCTCTAACCGGAGCGAGTTCTAATCGAGAAATTGGAGCCATTGAAATCAATGAAAAAATGTATCCGATCTGGAAAAAAAAATTCCTCAAAAGTCTTTCTCAAAATTATTCTTCAGCTCCTTTTTACGATGACGTATTCCCTTTGATTGAAGAGGTATTAAATGTTTCTTCCTGCTCCATAAGTACTTTAGCTGGTAGAAGCCTACTAGCGGTTTGTGAGCATTTGAAAATTAATACAGAGTTTGTAAATTCTTCATCAGTCTATGGAAATCATCATCTTTCAGGAAAAGATCGAGTTATCGACATTTGTAAAAAGGAAGATGCTGAGCACTATATTAACCCGATAGGCGGTAAAGAACTTTATGATAAAAGTGATTTCGAGGGCGAGGGATTGCATTTAAGTTTCATTCAGACAGGTGAAATCTCTTACACTCAATCTAAAGGCGATTTTGTGCCGTATCTTTCAATAATTGATGTCTTGATGTTCAATTCCAAAACGGAAACATTAAAATTGATGCAAAATTATCAATTAGTATGA
- a CDS encoding acyltransferase family protein, producing the protein MRNNSIDLLRFLGLMMVILAHTSTPTFFLQIRNFDVPLIVLISGISFKLSYKNDITYLSYVWKRIKRLVFPVWIFLTLFFLVFEIFLPGKISNREIVTSYAFLSGIGYVWIIRVFLMVALIAPFLYIIERRIKGNKVFFLFLILIFLSYEFLVYFSYAYFVDQGNLNVLGSIIFCIKPYSIIYLLGMRLIKFSQKGIKSLFIFFLILFLILGVCLYIINQELIPTQDFKYPISTYYLSYALMFSLFLFYIADDIWKLLNEFQKKLVVFISMNSIWTYLWHIPLIFLIGKIDLHFLIEYAIVVIAAFSIVYAQVFVIDRIMVPRIKNKKVAKVFRGLFTG; encoded by the coding sequence ATGAGGAATAATTCGATTGATTTACTTAGGTTTTTAGGCTTGATGATGGTTATACTAGCCCACACATCCACACCTACGTTTTTTCTACAGATCAGAAATTTTGATGTTCCGTTGATCGTGCTCATCTCTGGAATTTCCTTCAAGCTTTCCTATAAAAATGATATTACGTATCTGAGTTACGTTTGGAAACGGATTAAAAGATTGGTGTTTCCGGTATGGATATTCTTAACCCTGTTCTTCTTGGTATTTGAGATATTCCTGCCAGGTAAGATTAGCAATAGAGAGATCGTGACCTCATACGCCTTTTTATCGGGAATAGGCTATGTTTGGATAATTAGGGTATTTCTTATGGTGGCGCTAATAGCCCCTTTTCTATATATCATTGAACGTCGCATAAAGGGAAATAAAGTTTTTTTCTTATTTCTCATCCTTATATTCTTATCCTATGAATTTTTGGTTTATTTCTCATACGCATACTTTGTCGATCAAGGCAATCTGAATGTACTAGGTAGCATTATCTTTTGTATCAAACCTTATTCCATCATCTATTTATTGGGAATGCGCTTGATCAAATTTTCTCAAAAAGGTATCAAATCGCTATTTATCTTTTTCTTGATTCTTTTTTTAATCTTGGGAGTTTGCTTGTATATTATTAATCAGGAGCTTATTCCTACACAGGACTTTAAATATCCCATATCTACGTATTATCTATCCTATGCCTTGATGTTCTCTTTATTTTTATTTTATATAGCTGATGATATTTGGAAATTACTGAATGAATTTCAAAAGAAGCTTGTAGTTTTTATATCCATGAACTCGATTTGGACCTATTTGTGGCATATACCTTTAATCTTTTTAATAGGTAAAATTGATCTTCATTTTCTAATTGAATACGCAATAGTCGTTATTGCCGCCTTTTCCATTGTGTATGCTCAGGTATTCGTGATCGATCGCATCATGGTTCCAAGAATCAAGAATAAAAAAGTAGCCAAGGTCTTTAGAGGCCTATTTACTGGTTAG
- a CDS encoding NAD-dependent epimerase/dehydratase family protein: protein MKNILITGGAGFIGSNLALHLIEKGFTITVLDNLSKQIHGDDQDSSLYKSIKNKVTFIKGDVRNLADWETALKDQHAVIHLAAETGTGQSMYEVQRYVDVNVNGTAILLDYLVNKDHSIRKVVVASSRAIYGEGKYNCSQHGAVFPDERIEKHLEKGDFEPKCPVCQQTVQLEPTDESSKIHPSSIYGITKQNQEQMVLNICQSLDIAAAAFRYQNVYGPGQSLKNPYTGILSIFSTQIRNGNDLNIFEDGQESRDFVYIDDVVHATTLAIENNEVTQKVYNVGSGEATTVLEVAETLKELYDSSIAITVTGNYRLGDIRHNYADNSRIENELGFKPKFNFKKGVTEFAKWVKTEAIEEDRYAKSIEEMKKKGLFK from the coding sequence ATGAAAAATATATTGATTACCGGCGGCGCTGGTTTTATAGGCTCCAACCTCGCACTGCATCTGATTGAAAAAGGATTCACTATTACCGTACTGGATAACCTTTCAAAACAGATCCACGGCGATGATCAGGATTCCTCACTTTATAAGAGCATCAAAAACAAGGTCACGTTTATCAAAGGAGACGTAAGAAACCTCGCCGACTGGGAAACCGCTCTTAAGGATCAACATGCCGTCATCCACCTCGCAGCAGAAACTGGTACGGGTCAATCCATGTATGAAGTGCAGCGATATGTTGACGTCAATGTGAATGGAACAGCCATATTATTGGATTATCTGGTAAATAAAGATCATTCCATTAGAAAGGTAGTAGTAGCTTCTTCCAGAGCTATCTATGGGGAAGGCAAGTATAATTGCTCTCAACATGGCGCGGTATTTCCAGATGAACGCATTGAAAAGCATCTAGAAAAGGGAGATTTTGAGCCTAAATGTCCTGTCTGTCAACAAACCGTGCAACTTGAACCTACTGATGAGAGTTCAAAAATACATCCTTCATCAATTTATGGTATCACTAAGCAGAATCAAGAGCAAATGGTTTTGAATATCTGTCAGTCGCTGGATATCGCAGCTGCCGCATTCAGATATCAAAATGTGTACGGTCCAGGTCAATCACTCAAGAATCCATATACTGGCATACTATCCATATTTTCCACACAAATAAGAAATGGAAATGACCTCAATATTTTTGAGGATGGTCAGGAAAGCCGCGATTTTGTTTATATCGATGATGTCGTTCATGCGACAACGCTTGCCATAGAAAACAATGAAGTCACGCAAAAAGTCTATAATGTTGGTTCTGGAGAGGCAACAACCGTACTCGAGGTTGCAGAAACTTTAAAAGAGCTATACGATTCTTCCATCGCGATCACGGTAACGGGCAATTATCGTTTGGGAGATATACGCCACAACTATGCAGATAATTCTAGAATTGAAAATGAATTAGGCTTCAAGCCGAAATTCAATTTCAAAAAAGGAGTGACAGAATTTGCAAAATGGGTTAAGACTGAAGCTATTGAAGAAGATCGTTATGCAAAGTCCATTGAAGAAATGAAGAAAAAAGGACTGTTCAAATAA
- a CDS encoding glycosyltransferase → MKYIFFTMNSFAHEGGGTIRMTGIMNELAKRCNEVLFISNVTKEITLHESIEQIHIDLLFSATDKRIFQGLVAVSDTMLANLHYRKLLKRLKEIYASLSIENAHLIFCEYLDNSIGYWLKKNGVIPHYTNDLHGVATLELKFQADQAKGFAEKLKFSTKYTFSQLLDKKVFNAANRLIFASSAMKDFFENLYPAVADKDNYILPYLLSTSSFNDEVDEGMRNQILQQYNITPEKKVILFAGAFKKTGGVADLIRAFNKLESDHENALLLLIGDGYAMKDCQDLVEKNNLNDRVKFIGRTKYKELRTYQNISDILVCPDKQNVYSQLIIHVKYLDALLAQKIVINGKFKSVQEVNIDEKLSLNFEPSNIEDLKNTLERALKNTEALKQKYMGSRAYALNNLTYESKIAELEKYSNP, encoded by the coding sequence ATGAAATATATTTTCTTTACGATGAATAGTTTTGCCCATGAAGGTGGCGGTACCATCAGGATGACAGGCATCATGAATGAGCTGGCCAAAAGATGTAACGAGGTACTGTTCATATCCAACGTTACAAAAGAAATCACGTTGCATGAGTCCATTGAGCAGATCCATATTGATCTCTTATTCTCGGCTACAGACAAAAGAATATTTCAGGGATTGGTTGCTGTATCTGACACCATGCTGGCAAATCTCCATTACAGGAAATTATTGAAAAGGCTCAAGGAAATTTATGCAAGTCTATCGATAGAAAATGCGCATCTTATCTTTTGTGAATATCTGGATAATTCCATCGGGTATTGGCTCAAAAAAAATGGTGTTATACCGCACTATACCAATGATCTTCATGGAGTAGCCACCCTTGAGCTTAAATTCCAAGCAGATCAGGCAAAAGGATTTGCTGAAAAATTGAAATTCTCTACCAAATATACCTTTTCGCAGTTACTGGATAAAAAGGTCTTCAACGCCGCAAACCGATTGATTTTTGCAAGCAGTGCGATGAAGGATTTCTTTGAAAACCTATACCCGGCGGTTGCTGATAAGGACAATTATATTTTACCGTATTTGTTGAGTACCAGTTCCTTTAATGATGAGGTGGATGAAGGTATGCGCAACCAGATATTGCAACAATATAATATCACACCTGAAAAAAAAGTAATCCTGTTTGCCGGAGCATTCAAAAAAACAGGTGGTGTAGCAGATCTGATCAGGGCATTTAATAAGCTGGAAAGCGATCATGAAAACGCATTGCTTTTATTGATAGGCGATGGTTATGCCATGAAAGACTGCCAGGATCTTGTCGAGAAGAATAATCTCAACGACAGAGTTAAATTTATAGGTAGGACTAAGTATAAGGAATTGAGAACTTATCAAAATATCTCAGATATATTGGTATGTCCTGATAAGCAAAACGTCTATTCTCAATTGATCATACATGTGAAGTATCTTGATGCCTTGTTAGCGCAAAAGATTGTGATCAATGGTAAATTCAAAAGTGTTCAAGAAGTAAATATCGATGAGAAACTATCCCTCAACTTTGAGCCATCCAATATTGAGGATCTTAAAAACACGCTGGAAAGGGCTCTTAAAAACACAGAAGCACTCAAGCAGAAATATATGGGCAGTAGGGCTTATGCGCTCAACAACCTAACCTATGAATCCAAGATTGCAGAATTAGAAAAATATTCAAATCCCTAA